In Solirubrobacterales bacterium, the following are encoded in one genomic region:
- a CDS encoding glycosyltransferase family 4 protein, with protein sequence MRVKLVDPSAFTPPYDRALAAALAAAGADVELITSRFTYGPVPEADGYRESLDFYRMATAGRAASSSALRRAIKLAEHGPNMLRLRRKLDRAPKDGEPLVTHYQWLTMPGLDRHLISNRRPRVLTAHYVLPPHPSERDLRRAARIYGSMDAVITHSRAGAERLTGEAGVPPDRVRVIPHGSFEHLTRSRVDAWLPAEFGRPDRETERGPVILFFGLLRPYKGLDLLLEACRRLTPPAGGPAPELWIAGNPRMDLNDLKARAEKLPIPVRWATRFISDAEIAPLMRQADLLVLPYRDGEQSGVLYTGIAFGKAMVVSDVGGIGEVAREHGLARLVTPGDADELGEALVALTADPAARAALEGRAAAAAGGPFSWPEIAARTLELYSELIR encoded by the coding sequence GTGCGCGTCAAGCTGGTCGATCCCTCCGCCTTCACCCCGCCCTACGACCGGGCACTGGCCGCTGCCCTGGCCGCGGCCGGGGCGGATGTGGAGTTGATCACCTCCCGTTTCACCTACGGGCCGGTCCCGGAAGCGGACGGCTACCGGGAGAGTCTCGACTTCTACCGGATGGCCACCGCCGGCCGGGCGGCCTCGTCATCGGCTCTGCGTCGGGCGATCAAACTGGCCGAGCACGGGCCGAACATGCTGCGCCTCAGGCGCAAGCTGGACCGGGCCCCGAAGGACGGGGAGCCGCTGGTCACCCACTACCAGTGGCTGACCATGCCGGGACTCGACCGGCATCTGATCTCGAACCGCCGCCCCCGGGTACTGACCGCCCACTACGTCCTTCCGCCTCATCCATCGGAGCGGGACCTGCGCCGGGCCGCCCGGATCTACGGGTCGATGGATGCGGTGATCACCCACTCGCGGGCCGGGGCCGAGCGCCTGACCGGGGAGGCGGGAGTGCCGCCCGATCGGGTTCGGGTGATCCCGCACGGCAGCTTCGAGCACCTGACCAGATCGCGGGTCGATGCCTGGCTCCCGGCGGAGTTCGGTCGCCCCGATCGGGAGACGGAACGTGGCCCGGTGATCCTGTTCTTCGGCCTGCTACGCCCCTACAAGGGTCTCGACCTGCTGCTCGAAGCCTGCCGCCGGCTGACCCCGCCTGCCGGCGGGCCGGCACCGGAACTCTGGATCGCCGGTAACCCCCGGATGGACCTGAACGACCTGAAGGCCAGGGCCGAGAAGCTGCCGATCCCGGTGCGCTGGGCGACCAGGTTCATCTCCGACGCCGAGATCGCCCCCCTGATGCGACAGGCCGACCTGCTTGTCCTGCCCTACCGCGACGGGGAGCAGTCCGGGGTGCTTTACACCGGAATCGCCTTCGGCAAGGCGATGGTCGTTTCCGACGTCGGCGGGATCGGGGAGGTCGCCCGGGAGCACGGTCTGGCCCGGCTGGTCACCCCCGGGGACGCCGATGAACTGGGCGAGGCCCTGGTCGCGCTGACCGCGGATCCGGCCGCCCGGGCGGCCCTCGAAGGCCGGGCTGCCGCGGCCGCCGGCGGACCGTTCTCCTGGCCGGAGATCGCCGCCCGGACCCTTGAGCTGTACAGCGAGCTGATCCGATGA
- a CDS encoding glycosyltransferase, whose product MTVLTVLFWVAFGLLAYTHIGYPVTLWVLGFIGLGNRAGEIRGRRVGAIPPPIDPTTEEKTIPTVTVIIAAYNEEAVIEAKVRDALQLEYPRDLLEVIVASDGSTDRTVEIAREAGADRVLDLPRSGKVAAQNAAAAAAEGEILAFSDANSSWETAALLDLLAPFRDGRVGYVCGQVSFVGPDGGNLEGAYWRYEMKVRELESGLAGVTAGNGAIYAVRAGDYIPLDPSGSHDLSFPFALAKQGRLSLYRPRARATEKVVPSLEGELSRKRRMMIGLWDIVVGEGMVDPRGYPPIYLLEIFSHRILRYLSPLLHLVILVTSAILAGTSLFWTIVLGLQLVVMLAALVGRWVPLLPFRICRYYVMVTLAIAFGLWDRWRQGPPGFWEKAEGTR is encoded by the coding sequence ATGACCGTGCTCACCGTCCTCTTCTGGGTTGCCTTCGGACTCCTGGCCTACACCCACATCGGGTACCCGGTCACTCTCTGGGTGCTCGGTTTCATCGGTCTCGGCAACCGGGCCGGGGAGATCCGGGGACGTCGCGTGGGGGCGATCCCGCCGCCGATCGATCCGACCACCGAGGAGAAGACGATCCCGACCGTGACGGTGATCATCGCCGCCTACAACGAGGAAGCGGTGATCGAGGCCAAGGTCAGGGACGCGCTTCAGCTCGAGTATCCACGTGACCTGCTGGAGGTGATCGTCGCCTCCGACGGTTCCACCGACCGCACGGTGGAGATCGCCCGGGAGGCCGGGGCCGACCGGGTGCTGGACCTTCCCCGCAGCGGCAAGGTGGCCGCCCAGAACGCGGCCGCCGCAGCCGCCGAGGGCGAGATCCTCGCCTTCTCGGACGCCAACTCGAGCTGGGAGACGGCCGCCCTGCTGGACCTGCTGGCCCCGTTCCGGGACGGCCGGGTCGGCTACGTCTGCGGGCAGGTCTCCTTTGTCGGCCCGGACGGCGGCAACCTCGAAGGTGCCTACTGGCGCTACGAGATGAAGGTACGGGAGCTGGAGTCCGGCCTGGCCGGGGTCACCGCCGGCAACGGGGCGATCTACGCGGTCCGGGCCGGGGACTACATTCCGCTGGATCCATCCGGCAGCCACGATCTCTCCTTCCCGTTCGCGCTGGCCAAGCAGGGTCGGCTCTCGCTCTACCGGCCTCGGGCCCGGGCGACAGAGAAGGTGGTGCCGAGCCTGGAGGGCGAGCTCTCCCGCAAGCGCCGGATGATGATCGGCCTCTGGGACATCGTGGTCGGGGAGGGGATGGTCGATCCGCGGGGCTACCCGCCGATCTACCTGCTCGAGATCTTCTCCCATCGGATCCTGCGTTACCTCAGTCCGTTGCTTCACCTGGTCATTCTGGTGACCAGCGCCATCCTCGCCGGGACCAGCCTGTTCTGGACGATCGTCCTCGGACTGCAGCTGGTGGTGATGCTGGCGGCACTGGTCGGGAGGTGGGTGCCGCTCCTGCCGTTCAGGATCTGCCGGTACTACGTGATGGTCACCCTGGCGATCGCCTTCGGTCTCTGGGACCGTTGGCGGCAGGGCCCACCCGGTTTCTGGGAGAAGGCCGAGGGCACCAGATGA
- a CDS encoding sugar transferase: MNRPLELILTSVALLFAAPLILVSAVLIRLEGGGSAIYRQRRVGLNGAGFEMLKLRTMIPGSDPVGVGTVVTRDDPRVTRIGRWLRRTSLDELPNLVNVLRGEMALVGPRPTIPAQVRDYTPRQHRRHEVRPGITGWAQVQGRAGIPWEERIELDVEYVDRRSLRLDLTILFRTVWLAATGQGLAPD, translated from the coding sequence ATGAACCGGCCGCTGGAGTTGATCCTGACCTCGGTCGCGCTGCTGTTCGCCGCGCCCCTGATTCTGGTTTCCGCGGTTCTGATCCGGCTCGAGGGCGGCGGCAGCGCGATCTACCGTCAGCGCCGGGTCGGGTTGAACGGCGCCGGGTTCGAGATGCTGAAGCTGCGCACGATGATCCCCGGCTCCGATCCGGTCGGGGTCGGCACGGTGGTCACCCGGGACGACCCCCGGGTCACCCGGATCGGTCGCTGGCTCCGGCGGACCTCGCTCGACGAGCTGCCGAATCTGGTCAACGTCCTGCGGGGCGAGATGGCCCTGGTCGGACCCCGCCCGACGATCCCGGCCCAGGTCAGGGACTACACCCCACGGCAGCATCGCCGCCACGAGGTCCGGCCCGGAATCACCGGTTGGGCCCAGGTTCAGGGCCGGGCCGGAATCCCCTGGGAGGAACGGATCGAGCTCGACGTCGAGTACGTGGATCGCCGCTCGCTCCGGCTCGATCTGACCATCCTCTTCCGGACCGTGTGGCTGGCCGCGACCGGGCAGGGTCTGGCCCCCGACTGA
- the metF gene encoding methylenetetrahydrofolate reductase [NAD(P)H], which yields MRIGEILREKRPVFSVEFFPPKTPEGRESLLEAARTLAGLELDFVSVTYGAGGSTRDGTFDITTALKDEIGLEVMAHLSCVGESVSGLDTTLGRLRDAGVDNIFALRGDPPRGQTDFVQPVGGFGSAAELTAHITANYRFSVGGACFPEVHPEAPDLDTDLNYLKTKVDAGAEFLVTQLFFDNRVYFDFVEAARARGIEVPIIAGIIPVTGYAHTKRICELCDSSIPPELERAMLAAEGDPEAEFNLGVAYAAQQAAELLAAGAPGIHFYALNKAPATRAILGALRAARPWITSADPQSAGAR from the coding sequence ATGCGAATTGGCGAGATCCTGCGGGAAAAGCGGCCGGTCTTCTCGGTCGAGTTCTTTCCCCCGAAAACCCCGGAGGGGCGTGAGAGCCTGCTCGAGGCGGCCCGCACCCTGGCCGGGCTGGAACTCGATTTCGTCTCGGTCACCTACGGGGCCGGCGGTTCGACCCGTGACGGGACCTTCGACATCACCACCGCGCTCAAGGACGAGATCGGCCTCGAGGTGATGGCTCACCTGAGCTGTGTCGGTGAGTCGGTGTCCGGGCTCGACACCACCCTGGGCCGACTCCGGGACGCGGGGGTGGACAACATCTTCGCCCTGCGGGGCGACCCGCCCCGGGGCCAGACCGACTTCGTCCAGCCGGTCGGCGGGTTCGGCTCGGCGGCCGAGCTGACCGCCCACATCACCGCCAACTACCGGTTCTCGGTTGGTGGAGCCTGCTTTCCCGAGGTTCACCCCGAGGCGCCCGATCTCGACACCGACCTCAACTACCTGAAGACGAAGGTGGACGCCGGGGCCGAGTTCCTGGTCACCCAGCTCTTCTTCGACAACCGGGTGTACTTCGATTTTGTCGAGGCGGCCCGGGCCAGGGGAATCGAGGTGCCGATCATCGCCGGGATCATCCCGGTCACCGGCTACGCCCACACCAAACGGATCTGTGAGCTCTGCGACTCCTCGATCCCGCCGGAGCTGGAGCGGGCGATGCTGGCCGCCGAGGGCGATCCCGAGGCCGAGTTCAACCTCGGGGTGGCATACGCGGCCCAGCAGGCGGCCGAACTGCTGGCTGCCGGAGCGCCAGGCATTCACTTCTACGCGCTGAACAAGGCGCCCGCCACCCGGGCGATCCTCGGCGCCCTCCGGGCCGCCCGTCCCTGGATCACCTCGGCCGATCCTCAGTCGGCCGGGGCCCGGTAG
- a CDS encoding GNAT family N-acetyltransferase — MVARLIADGGVAASGSDFFRSSGFLAAEGTTHSLVISAGDRELAAAPLLVREIGDTDRRDAISPYGYPGFELREERDTGAGPFPLDPEGIDFSETGLVTIFIRHALGRAAPLTGTSQRNVCLLSDPALPRKSRMSDRQQIRKNLKRGYSIETLPGPETDRERRAGFFTAYTETMRRANAAERYFFTPEYFDRILDAGSTWLMLARDGEGRIAAGSIAARSDGLIHYYLSGTADSHLRDSPMKNVVEAMIGFGAELDLPVSFGGGITPGDALETFKRGFANREEQFRTSEVVCDPVACRELTAARNDRAGSPPDPGFFPAYRAPAD; from the coding sequence GTGGTAGCCCGCCTGATCGCAGACGGCGGGGTCGCGGCAAGCGGGTCGGACTTCTTCCGCTCATCCGGGTTCCTGGCGGCCGAGGGAACCACCCACTCGCTGGTCATCTCGGCCGGCGACCGGGAGCTTGCCGCGGCGCCGCTGCTGGTCCGGGAGATCGGGGACACCGATCGGCGGGATGCGATCTCCCCCTACGGATACCCGGGGTTCGAGCTCCGGGAGGAACGGGACACCGGAGCGGGCCCGTTCCCGCTCGATCCGGAAGGGATCGACTTCAGCGAGACCGGGCTGGTCACTATCTTCATCCGGCACGCCCTCGGCCGGGCGGCTCCACTCACCGGCACCTCGCAGCGAAACGTCTGCCTGCTTTCCGACCCGGCGCTGCCCCGCAAGAGCCGGATGTCGGACCGGCAGCAGATCCGCAAGAACCTGAAAAGGGGCTACTCGATCGAGACCCTGCCCGGCCCCGAAACGGACCGGGAGCGACGGGCCGGATTCTTCACCGCCTACACCGAAACGATGAGACGGGCGAACGCCGCCGAACGCTACTTCTTCACCCCGGAGTACTTCGATCGGATCCTCGACGCCGGGAGCACCTGGCTGATGCTGGCCCGGGACGGAGAGGGCCGGATCGCCGCCGGTTCGATCGCCGCCCGCTCCGACGGACTGATCCACTACTACCTGTCCGGGACCGCCGACTCGCATCTGCGGGACTCGCCGATGAAGAACGTGGTCGAGGCGATGATCGGGTTCGGGGCCGAGCTGGACCTGCCGGTCAGCTTCGGCGGCGGAATCACCCCGGGAGACGCCCTGGAGACCTTCAAGCGTGGGTTCGCCAACCGGGAGGAACAGTTCCGGACCTCGGAGGTCGTCTGCGACCCCGTCGCCTGCCGGGAGCTGACCGCGGCCCGGAACGACCGGGCCGGTTCGCCGCCGGACCCCGGTTTCTTTCCTGCCTACCGGGCCCCGGCCGACTGA
- a CDS encoding GNAT family N-acetyltransferase, whose amino-acid sequence MAEERDPEAPPCTIREFRLEDAEAVHRWFNNPAATRTLMEQRDSFNLENAEGWTRAAAENRGNDRKFAILVPGVEQPVGFTALYGLFGQLAPELGCMIGDEVRGRGIGRWAERFTVDRAFGEFGAHRVYGRIPAFNEAAKRVVAAQGWRHEGTMPGHVKRGDELVDLEIWGVSPDQFYAAIAEW is encoded by the coding sequence ATGGCCGAGGAACGGGATCCCGAAGCGCCACCCTGCACGATCCGGGAGTTCCGGCTCGAGGATGCGGAGGCGGTACACCGCTGGTTCAACAATCCGGCCGCGACCCGGACCCTGATGGAGCAGCGCGACAGCTTCAACCTGGAGAACGCGGAGGGCTGGACCCGGGCGGCCGCCGAGAACCGCGGCAACGACCGCAAGTTCGCGATCCTGGTTCCCGGGGTCGAACAGCCGGTTGGTTTTACCGCCCTGTACGGACTGTTCGGACAGCTCGCCCCGGAGCTCGGCTGCATGATCGGTGATGAGGTCCGCGGCCGGGGAATCGGCCGCTGGGCGGAACGGTTCACGGTGGACCGGGCCTTCGGGGAGTTCGGCGCCCACCGGGTTTACGGCCGGATCCCCGCTTTCAACGAGGCCGCGAAACGGGTGGTGGCCGCCCAGGGCTGGCGTCACGAGGGGACGATGCCCGGGCACGTCAAGCGCGGTGATGAACTGGTCGATCTGGAGATCTGGGGGGTAAGCCCGGATCAGTTCTACGCGGCGATCGCCGAGTGGTAG
- a CDS encoding sugar porter family MFS transporter, producing MEAGAETGRDQHRRSRARRNVVLTAATAGLAGLLFGYDTGIIAGALLTIDPDLGLSSLQSGAVVGAVPIGAVGGAWFASSGADRYGRRILILLAAVTFIVGAIGSGLAPGFWALAGARVVIGLAIGVASAVAPVYISEVAPPDLRGGLVTFFQLAVTVGILVAYLVGLALTDVTDGWRWMLGLGAVPALVLGIGIYRLPSSPRWLLMKGREEEAVVALRRLRPAGEEAIAAEVIEIKGGVGSSTGSWRDLLKPAIKAALVVGLGLAILQQITGINTVIYYAPTIIQQAGIGSASSAILASLGVGVINVAMTVVALRLLDRLGRRTLLFIGVSGMSLSLFLLGVAFLGGVDQTLSTVIAVLSLMLFVSSFAISLGPIFWLLNAEIYPLGSRGKAASAGTMTNWFFNFLVSLTFLPLIDLLGQSGTFWLYAAVGLFTLWFCFRFVPETRGKSLEQIDEIFARRAR from the coding sequence ATGGAAGCGGGAGCAGAAACCGGTCGGGATCAGCATCGACGATCCCGGGCCCGGCGCAACGTGGTTCTCACCGCCGCCACCGCCGGCCTGGCCGGGCTGCTGTTCGGCTACGACACCGGGATCATCGCCGGGGCCCTGCTCACGATCGACCCCGACCTCGGTCTCTCCAGCCTGCAGTCGGGCGCGGTGGTCGGGGCGGTCCCGATCGGGGCGGTCGGCGGGGCCTGGTTCGCCAGCAGCGGCGCCGACCGGTACGGACGACGCATCCTGATCCTGCTCGCCGCGGTGACCTTCATCGTCGGCGCGATCGGATCCGGGCTGGCCCCCGGGTTCTGGGCTCTGGCCGGTGCCCGCGTGGTCATCGGCCTGGCGATCGGGGTGGCCTCGGCGGTCGCCCCGGTCTACATCAGCGAGGTCGCACCGCCCGATCTGCGCGGCGGGCTGGTCACCTTTTTCCAACTTGCGGTCACCGTCGGGATCCTGGTTGCATACTTGGTCGGACTGGCCCTTACCGACGTCACCGACGGATGGCGCTGGATGTTGGGGCTCGGCGCGGTCCCGGCCCTGGTGCTCGGGATCGGCATCTACCGGTTGCCGTCCAGTCCCCGCTGGCTGCTGATGAAGGGCCGCGAGGAGGAAGCGGTGGTCGCGCTCCGGCGACTCAGGCCGGCCGGAGAGGAGGCGATCGCGGCCGAAGTGATCGAGATCAAGGGCGGGGTCGGCAGCTCGACCGGAAGCTGGCGCGATCTGCTGAAACCGGCGATCAAGGCGGCACTGGTAGTCGGGCTCGGGCTGGCGATCCTGCAACAGATCACCGGGATCAACACGGTGATCTACTACGCCCCGACGATCATCCAGCAGGCCGGGATCGGCTCCGCCTCCTCGGCGATCCTCGCCTCGCTCGGGGTGGGGGTCATCAACGTGGCGATGACCGTGGTCGCACTCCGGTTGCTGGACCGGCTCGGTCGCCGCACCCTGCTCTTCATCGGGGTGAGCGGCATGTCGCTCTCGCTCTTCCTGCTCGGCGTGGCCTTCCTCGGTGGGGTCGACCAGACGCTTTCAACTGTGATCGCGGTGCTCAGCCTGATGCTTTTCGTCTCCTCGTTCGCAATCAGCCTCGGCCCGATCTTCTGGCTGCTGAACGCGGAGATCTACCCGCTCGGTTCCCGCGGCAAGGCCGCCTCGGCCGGGACCATGACCAACTGGTTTTTCAACTTCCTGGTCTCGCTGACCTTCCTGCCACTGATCGATCTGCTCGGTCAGAGCGGCACCTTCTGGCTTTACGCGGCGGTGGGCCTGTTCACCCTCTGGTTCTGTTTCCGCTTCGTGCCGGAAACCAGAGGCAAGTCGCTGGAACAGATCGACGAGATCTTCGCCCGCCGGGCCAGGTAG
- a CDS encoding winged helix DNA-binding domain-containing protein: MRQLSWLIERIGLIQIDSVNVLARAHLMPLYSRFGPYDTGLLDRASGRHPRRLVEYWAHEASLIPPETRRLLGWRMERAAEQGWPSVRAASERPELLAALEAEVAADGPVTASGVAAAFGEDGIAGSANWGWNWSPVKSGLEFLFWSGRITSAGRTAQFERLYDLPERVIPGLRELGPNGLPDEAAAIEALIGIAARAHGVGTARCLRDYFRLPAREANAAIARLADRGDLIPVECESFTDPVWLDPGARVPRRVTGRALLSPFDPLVFERRRTEQLFGFRYRLEIYVPATKRRHGYYVLPFLLGENLVARVDLKADSSARELLVRAAWVEPEAPPETATELAAELELMAGWLGLERIVVEPFGDLAAELAEVTG; the protein is encoded by the coding sequence ATGCGTCAGCTGTCATGGCTGATCGAGCGGATCGGGCTGATCCAGATCGACTCGGTCAACGTGCTCGCCCGGGCCCACCTGATGCCGCTCTACTCCCGGTTCGGTCCGTACGACACCGGACTGCTCGACCGGGCGAGCGGCAGGCACCCGCGCCGGCTGGTCGAGTACTGGGCGCACGAAGCCTCCCTGATTCCGCCGGAAACCCGCCGGCTGCTCGGCTGGCGGATGGAGCGGGCGGCCGAGCAGGGCTGGCCGTCGGTCCGGGCGGCATCCGAACGGCCGGAGCTGTTGGCGGCACTCGAAGCCGAGGTGGCTGCGGACGGCCCGGTCACCGCCTCCGGGGTGGCCGCCGCCTTCGGCGAGGACGGCATCGCCGGTTCAGCGAACTGGGGCTGGAACTGGTCGCCGGTGAAGAGCGGACTCGAGTTCCTGTTCTGGTCCGGCCGGATCACCTCGGCCGGCCGGACCGCCCAGTTTGAGCGCCTCTACGATCTCCCGGAACGGGTCATCCCCGGTCTCCGTGAGCTCGGACCGAACGGTCTGCCCGATGAGGCGGCCGCGATCGAGGCGCTGATCGGGATTGCCGCCCGGGCTCACGGGGTCGGCACCGCCCGCTGCCTCAGGGACTACTTCCGGCTCCCGGCCCGCGAGGCGAATGCGGCGATCGCCAGACTGGCCGATCGGGGAGACCTGATTCCGGTTGAGTGTGAGAGCTTCACCGACCCGGTCTGGCTCGATCCCGGGGCGAGGGTTCCGCGCCGGGTGACCGGCCGGGCGCTGCTCTCCCCGTTCGATCCGCTGGTGTTCGAGCGCCGCCGGACCGAGCAGCTTTTCGGATTCCGTTACCGGCTGGAGATTTACGTTCCGGCCACGAAACGCAGGCACGGTTACTACGTGCTGCCGTTCCTGCTGGGTGAGAACCTGGTCGCCCGGGTCGACCTCAAGGCCGACAGTTCCGCCCGGGAGCTGTTGGTCCGCGCCGCCTGGGTCGAGCCGGAGGCCCCGCCGGAAACCGCGACCGAGCTGGCGGCGGAACTTGAACTGATGGCCGGCTGGCTCGGGCTCGAACGGATCGTGGTCGAACCGTTCGGGGACCTCGCGGCGGAGCTCGCCGAGGTGACCGGATGA
- the gluQRS gene encoding tRNA glutamyl-Q(34) synthetase GluQRS, protein MTGAEGLDLRFPDRDPGAGPGRYAPSPTGELHLGNLRTALAAWAAARGRGASFLVRIEDLDSGRSREEWIESQLGDLEAIGIEWDGEPVRQSERHRLYEGAIERLREQGLLYECFCTRAEIRAAASAPHGEMPEGIYPGTCRSLTEAGREARRRAGRPPALRVRAEEARVGFEDTLCGRIERTVDDFVIRRNDGDFAYNLAVTVDDADQGIAEVVRGADLLDTTPRQLWLYDRLDLTPPARFTHVPLMLGEDGARLAKRHGAVTLSEQLARGRTAEQIRRELATSINLDLPPPEGGSDNA, encoded by the coding sequence ATGACCGGGGCGGAAGGACTCGACCTCCGGTTTCCCGATCGGGATCCCGGCGCCGGCCCCGGCCGTTACGCGCCCAGCCCGACCGGGGAACTGCATCTCGGCAACCTGCGGACGGCCCTGGCCGCCTGGGCGGCCGCCCGCGGTCGGGGGGCCTCCTTCCTGGTGCGGATCGAGGATCTCGATTCGGGCCGTTCCCGTGAGGAGTGGATCGAGTCCCAGCTCGGGGATCTGGAGGCGATCGGAATCGAGTGGGACGGTGAGCCGGTCCGTCAGAGCGAACGCCACCGGCTCTACGAGGGCGCGATCGAGCGGCTGCGGGAGCAGGGGCTGCTCTACGAGTGCTTCTGCACCCGGGCCGAGATCCGGGCGGCCGCTTCGGCTCCGCATGGCGAAATGCCGGAGGGCATCTACCCGGGAACCTGCCGGAGTCTGACCGAAGCCGGACGCGAAGCCCGCCGCCGGGCCGGCCGGCCGCCGGCGCTCAGGGTGCGGGCGGAGGAGGCCCGGGTCGGGTTCGAGGACACCCTCTGCGGCCGGATCGAACGGACCGTGGACGACTTCGTGATCCGCAGAAACGACGGGGACTTCGCCTACAACCTGGCCGTCACCGTGGACGACGCCGACCAGGGGATCGCCGAGGTGGTCCGCGGGGCGGATCTGCTCGACACCACCCCCCGTCAGCTCTGGCTCTACGACCGGCTGGACCTGACCCCGCCGGCCCGATTCACCCACGTGCCGCTGATGCTGGGTGAGGACGGAGCCCGCCTGGCCAAACGCCACGGAGCGGTAACCCTGAGCGAGCAGCTCGCAAGGGGCCGGACCGCCGAGCAGATCCGCAGGGAGCTCGCCACTTCGATCAACCTCGACCTCCCACCACCCGAGGGTGGGTCGGACAACGCCTGA
- a CDS encoding NUDIX domain-containing protein encodes MGRSKKTSAGLILFRRTGSGLEVLIAHMGGPFWANRKRPWSIPKGEYGPDEDPLDCARREFEEETGHVAPDGEPIPLGEIIQKSGKRVLAWALEGDLDPARQFSNRIEIEWPPRSGRRIEIPEVDRVEWVTPEVARQRVIAAQAELFDRLAARLT; translated from the coding sequence GTGGGTCGATCGAAAAAGACCAGCGCCGGGTTGATCCTCTTTCGACGGACCGGGAGCGGCCTCGAGGTCCTGATCGCGCACATGGGCGGACCGTTCTGGGCGAACCGCAAGCGGCCCTGGTCGATCCCGAAGGGGGAGTACGGCCCGGACGAGGATCCGCTGGACTGTGCCCGGCGGGAGTTCGAGGAGGAGACCGGCCACGTCGCCCCGGACGGGGAGCCGATCCCGTTGGGTGAGATCATTCAGAAGTCCGGTAAACGGGTGCTCGCCTGGGCGCTGGAGGGGGACCTCGATCCAGCCAGGCAGTTCAGCAACCGGATCGAGATCGAGTGGCCACCCCGGTCCGGCAGGCGAATCGAGATCCCCGAGGTCGACCGGGTCGAGTGGGTGACACCAGAAGTCGCAAGGCAGAGGGTGATCGCCGCCCAGGCCGAGCTGTTCGATCGGCTGGCCGCCCGGCTGACCTGA